From the Candidatus Schekmanbacteria bacterium genome, the window GATATCTTCTCAAATTTTGACAGATTGAAAGCAGGCATAATATTTACTGATAATGATAAGAATATCCTATGGGCAAACAAGAAATTCCTTAATCTTTTCAATACCGACCTTCAATCTTTAAAGAATCAAAAATGCTGGAATCTACTTCATCCTGAATCTCAAAATTGCCATTTATGTGAAACAGAAGATAACATACATCTTCAAGTAGCAATAAATGGGACGAAATATCATCTTCTCATTTCGAATACACCCATTGGAAGCATAGAATTATCGATAATCCATGAAATAACAAAAATAATGTCAGAGTTTGAGAAGCTTTCAAAAGAGGTAAATGAATTAAAAGAGATGATTAAGAATACCTTTGGTTCTTATAAATTTTTAATCGCTTGCAGTGACTGCCAAAAAATTCGCCTTGAAGACGGCACATGGGTTAAGCCGGCCGATATCAAATCGATTATGGAAACTACAGGAATCTCCCATGGACTTTGCCCTGAATGTGCAAAACCATATATTGAAGATTTGATAAAGAAGAAGGATTGATTTCGACACTTTTCAATTAATTCTTTTTCAACTTTTTTCCCTATTGAAGCGTCATTTCTAATTTGCTATAAGCTAATTCTATCTAAAACTTAATGGAAGCAAATCCTCATTGAATCAGAAAGTTGAAATAGGACTTCAGTCGTATTTAAAAAAAAATATAAAGAGGAGAAGCAGAGAAAGAATTGGAATACTCTATAATCCTGCTTCAATTCTTCCTGATTATACATCAACTCTCGAAGCAATTTTAAAATCAGGTAATGGCGCCAATATTACAGCCCTCTTTGGCCCACAACATGGACTCTTTTCTCATACACAGGACAATATGATAACTTGGGATGGCTTTATCCATCCAAAGCTCAATATACCTGTTTTCAGTCTTTATGGTGAATATAGAAAGCCAACAGAAGAAATGCTTTCATACATAGACACACTTATCATAGACCTTCAGGATATAGGCACAAGAGTATATACCTTT encodes:
- a CDS encoding PAS domain-containing protein → DIFSNFDRLKAGIIFTDNDKNILWANKKFLNLFNTDLQSLKNQKCWNLLHPESQNCHLCETEDNIHLQVAINGTKYHLLISNTPIGSIELSIIHEITKIMSEFEKLSKEVNELKEMIKNTFGSYKFLIACSDCQKIRLEDGTWVKPADIKSIMETTGISHGLCPECAKPYIEDLIKKKD